A single window of Aspergillus oryzae RIB40 DNA, chromosome 8 DNA harbors:
- a CDS encoding uncharacterized protein (predicted protein), translating to MYEPVFASHAPSVGCIDITNASILIDKEDFEGIHIAAEALAEDFARVTGNGASPILYDRSQDFDTEVAIVLGSITRSPTIQKLIQDGKLDVTAIDGQWECYITTVLHDAIQGVKKALVIAGSDKRGAIYGLYTLSDQIGVSPWYWWADVPPKQSSEIYALNVVTKHGPPSVKYRGIFINDEAPSLTGWVHEKYGPKFNVNFYKRVFELLLRLKANFLWPAMWFGFPHPGSSFFMDDPLNQETADKYGIVMSTSHHEPMQRAMNEWFDHPYYEPEKSWSWSKNKPKITKYFQEGADRARKYESYITMGMRGHGDRAMDAEDPSAVLKDVLSTQRSIIKNTYGEEDAVHQLMALYKEVQEYYENGLHIPEDITLLFADDNFGTVRRLPSGDESTRHGGAGIYYHLEYVGVPRSYKWLNSNSCAKVWQQLEQTYNRGANDIWIFNVGDLKPMEVPLTFVLTLAWDARSLQMNQLQEFFYTFVEHTFHLGSAVSQQCSELLLKYDRLVALRKHEHIEPETFSLIHYGEAEDILRRWEELLSQAEELEKSIPAPMMPAYFQLILHPIKASCIYVALRVAQAKNQLFAVQRRNSANTWAYEALRLFEEDFNLSEEYHSLLNGKWNHIMRQPHYGYTQTWHAPSRDMISGLSFVQNRQDSNPVVGWIGVAVDGHPGIRPGLTNEESDRTHPSRRDLVAGVTLPPMEPYGPKSRYFEIYCRGTKSVSWTLTSTHRWLTLSPSSGTIQPKGGDERVKITVDWERVPSQLDDILLVDLRSSLGDYEQIHIPVSNRTVSADATGFVEADGHVSIYATSFINSPLSAYRILPFIGRTPTGGVALTAGTPVSHSEYLQYPFITFTPTAAATLILEFTLTLDTDTSLPITYDIQLDDGALASHRLVPQVEKPGKLPDGWQESVMDNIWTRRHSVDLSLPGLHKLRVRLQTENCVLEKIVVDLGGVRDSYLGPPESFFHQGKYR from the exons ATGTACGAGCCTGTATTTGCCAGTCATGCTCCCTCCGTGGGGTGCATAGATATTACTAATGCGTCCATCCTGATCGACAAGGAAGACTTCGAAGGTATTCATATCGCCGCTGAGGCCCTCGCCGAGGACTTTGCGCGGGTAACGGGCAACGGTGCTTCCCCGATCCTTTACGATCGTAGCCAAGACTTCGATACAGAGGTTGCGATTGTTCTGGGCAGTATCACTCGGTCGCCCACCATCCAGAAACTGATTCAGGATGGCAAGCTTGACGTAACAGCGATTGACGGGCAATGGGAGTGCTACATCACAACGGTTCTTCACGACGCTATTCAAGGAGTGAAGAAGGCCCTTGTGATTGCTGGGAGTGACAAACGAGGTGCAATATACGGCTTGTATACGCTCTCCGACCAGATTGGGGTTTCTCC ATGGTATTGGTGGGCCGATGTCCCCCCAAAGCAGAGCAGCGAGATTTACGCCTTAAATGTGGTCACAAAACATGGTCCCCCGAGTGTGAAGTATAGGGGAATTTTCATCAACGATGAAGCTCCATCCCTCACTGGCTGGGTGCACGAGAAGTATGGGCCAAAGTTCAATGTGAACTTTTATAAGCGAGTCTTTGAACTCCTACTTCGACTCAAG GCGAACTTCCTGTGGCCTGCCATGTGGTTCGGCTTTCCTCATCCGggaagcagcttcttcatggACGATCCCTTGAATCAGGAGACAGCTGATAAATATGGTATTGTGATGTCCACCTCACACCATGAGCCAATGCAGAGGGCTATGAATGAATGGTTCGACCATCCGTATTATGAGCCGGAGAAAAGCTGGTCGTGGAGCAAGAACAAACCGAAGATCACCAAGTATTTCCAGGAAGGTGCTGATCGAGCAAGGAAATATGAAAGCTATATCACGATGGGCATGCGAGGTCATGGGGATAGGGCCATGGATGCTGAAGACCCGTCCGCAGTGCTCAAGGATGTTCTTTCCACCCAACGGTCTATTATCAAGAATACCTacggggaggaagatgcgGTACACC AATTAATGGCATTGTACAAGGAAGTCCAGGAGTATTACGAAAACGGGCTCCACATCCCAGAGGACATTACACTGCTGTTTGCTGATGACAATTTTGGAACTGTCCGCAGGTTACCATCGGGTGACGAATCGACAAGGCATGGAGGAGCAGGT ATCTATTACCATCTGGAGTACGTCGGAGTTCCGAGAAGCTACAAGTGGCTGAATAGCAACTCATGTGCGAAGGTTTGGCAGCAGCTGGAACAAACGTACAATCGAGGCGCCAATGACATCTGGATCTTTAACGTGGGAGATCTGAAGCCTATGGAGGTCCCTTTAACCTTCGTTCTGACCCTGGCTTGGGATGCGCGAAGTCTCCAAATGAATCAACTGCAGGAGTTTTTCTATACCTTCGTGGAACATACTTTTCATCTTGGATCTGCTGTGTCACAACAGTGCTCGGAATTGCTGTTAAAGTATGACCGGCTAGTCGCCCTTCGGAAGCATGAGCACATCGAACCAGAGACATTCTCCCTCATCCATTATGGGGAAGCGGAGGACATTTTGCGACGTTGGGAAGAACTGTTGAGTCAAGCGGAAGAGCTAGAGAAATCGATTCCTGCGCCCATGATGCCGGCGTACTTTCAGCTCATCCTTCATCCGATTAAAGCCAGTTGTATCTATGTCGCGCTCAGAGTTGCGCAGGCGAAAAATCAACTTTTTGCAGTACAACGACGCAATTCCGCGAACACTTGGGCATATGAGGCACTGCGCCTCTTCGAGGAGGATTTTAACCTCAGCGAGGAATATCATTCTCTTCTCAACGGGAAATGGAATCATATCATGCGCCAGCCGCACTATGGCTATACACAAACATGGCATGCTCCGTCCCGAGACATGATCAGCGGCCTCTCTTTCGTACAAAACCGACAAGACTCAAACCCCGTCGTTGGCTGGATTGGCGTCGCTGTCGACGGGCATCCCGGTATTCGACCAGGACTCACTAATGAAGAATCCGATCGTACTCATCCTAGCCGTCGCGATCTTGTTGCCGGAGTGACCCTGCCCCCTATGGAGCCTTATGGTCCCAAGTCTCGCTACTTCGAGATTTATTGCAGAGGCACCAAGTCCGTATCCTGGACTCTCACATCAACGCACCGCTGGCTTACTCTCTCGCCATCCTCAGGAACTATCCAGCCAAAAGGTGGAGATGAACGTGTGAAGATAACTGTAGACTGGGAGAGAGTGCCTTCTCAATTGGATGACATTTTGCTTGTCGACTTACGTTCTTCGCTGGGTGATTACGAGCAGATTCACATCCCAGTCAGTAACCGAACGGTCTCTGCAGATGCCACAGGGTTTGTCGAAGCAGATGGCCATGTCTCAATCTACGCCACATCGTTCATAAATTCTCCTTTATCCGCATATCGTATCCTTCCATTCATCGGTCGCACACCAACCGGTGGCGTTGCTCTGACTGCTGGCACTCCGGTATCGCACTCAGAATATCTCCAATACCCATTCATCACATTCACACCAACGGCCGCAGCGACACTGATCCTCGAATTCACACTTACCTTAGACACTGATACCAGTTTGCCTATCACATACGACATTCAGCTCGATGATGGGGCTTTAGCCTCCCACCGATTGGTACCCCAAGTAGAAAAGCCTGGCAAGCTCCCTGATGGGTGGCAAGAGTCAGTCATGGACAACATTTGGACCCGCCGTCATTCGGTAGATCTTAGCCTTCCTGGCCTTCACAAGCTCCGCGTCCGACTTCAAACCGAGAACTGcgtcttggagaagatcgtggTGGATCTTGGGGGTGTGCGTGATAGTTATCTTGGTCCACCGGAAAGCTTCTTTCATCAAGGCAAGTATAGGTAG
- a CDS encoding putative C6 transcription factor (predicted protein) produces the protein MSTRPVAIAPATSKTSSGSNGGNPTHPTTMSYNCQPCVRRKVKCDKAVPSCASCEKAKLECLYKAPQPPRKRKRRESEDVHQRLARYERVIQENGLLSTTEARSPSCQGTPGSVHDDGPARTAHSGAAKTGRLVSEDGKSRYIDSRVWLDVAEISTRELSDNEGDDQAAPMAMDLPIDDPLSATLLGMSNDLSSYHPPYPDAMKLWTIYVKNVDPLCKILHIPTTTEMIEMVSQQPTKATRAQECLVFAVYYFAVYSITDEDCIRRFEKTRTSLMSKYQYAMRQGLVNASWLKTTELQILQAYVLFLIAMRTRIDPHTFWIWTGVAVRIAQRMGLHRDGEDLDLSPFDVEMRRRLFWQLIPLDGYAGQVSGTGISIAPGDWDTKQPLNINDDQIYPDMKQPPNAQDGASEMIFCLTKAELSEFYARIAVKMNSVSSKGQMRDNAHLERLIDDLESDLEMRYLRYCDIINPVHILTLGIVRAAANMVRLRSQMPSLKSQKIDEAQRRELCVLAEKILDTDNALYANSDLRRFQWHIKTFFVWDAMICILSGLATEGFLSRTELDRKWEKIIVAYSNHPEIIESKGALHAVVNEMTLKAWISNPPSNSTVEPAFVSALRSQHETKGFAHVHNPDTTTRHDKPAEAADFLDTLLQSPGGTDLYFDGNINYGAADWMFWDQA, from the coding sequence ATGAGTACTCGCCCTGTGGCGATCGCGCCTGCGACAAGTAAGACCTCGTCTGGTAGCAATGGGGGTAATCCGACGCACCCCACTACGATGTCCTACAACTGTCAACCTTGCGTACGCAGGAAAGTCAAATGCGACAAGGCCGTGCCATCCTGCGCGAGTTGtgaaaaagccaagctcGAGTGTCTTTATAAGgcaccacaaccaccacgaAAGCGGAAACGCAGGGAAAGTGAGGATGTGCACCAGCGCTTAGCAAGGTACGAGCGTGTAATACAGGAGAATGGCCTTCTCTCAACAACCGAGGCGCGATCGCCCTCTTGCCAAGGAACTCCGGGGAGCGTGCATGATGATGGCCCTGCCCGCACAGCGCACAGTGGTGCAGCAAAGACAGGAAGGTTAGTCTCCGAGGATGGAAAGTCCCGGTACATTGACAGTCGAGTGTGGCTGGATGTGGCAGAAATAAGTACGCGAGAGCTCTCCGATAATGAGGGAGACGATCAAGCTGCTCCTATGGCCATGGACTTGCCAATAGATGATCCGCTTTCTGCGACCCTGCTAGGGATGTCGAACGATCTCTCAAGCTATCATCCTCCATACCCAGACGCCATGAAGCTTTGGACAATCTACGTGAAAAATGTCGATCCTCTCTGCAAGATCCTGCACATACCCACAACGACTGAAATGATCGAAATGGTATCGCAGCAGCCGACCAAGGCTACTCGAGCGCAAGAGTGTCTTGTTTTTGCTGTCTATTATTTCGCAGTATATTCAATCACCGACGAGGACTGCATACGTCGATTTGAGAAAACAAGGACTTCGTTGATGTCAAAGTACCAGTATGCCATGCGACAAGGGCTAGTTAATGCATCTTGGTTGAAAACAACCGAATTGCAGATATTACAGGCCTacgttcttttccttattGCGATGCGCACCCGAATAGATCCACATACATTCTGGATATGGACTGGTGTCGCGGTCCGTATCGCGCAGCGTATGGGACTGCATCGCGACGGAGAGGACCTAGATCTATCTCCTTTCGACGTTGAGATGCGAAGGCGACTTTTCTGGCAGCTCATTCCCCTTGACGGTTACGCCGGTCAGGTGTCAGGCACTGGCATTTCCATCGCACCGGGTGATTGGGATACGAAGCAGCCGCTCAATATCAACGATGACCAGATATACCCCGATATGAAGCAGCCGCCAAACGCACAGGACGGTGCCTCTGAGATGATATTCTGTCTCACGAAAGCCGAGCTTTCTGAGTTCTATGCCCGCATAGCAGTCAAGATGAACTCTGTCAGTTCTAAAGGCCAAATGCGAGATAACGCACACCTGGAGAGGTTAATAGACGACCTTGAAAGTGACTTAGAGATGAGGTATCTGCGGTACTGCGATATCATAAATCCGGTACATATCTTAACACTGGGAATCGTCAGGGCTGCCGCAAATATGGTACGCTTGCGCAGTCAGATGCCGTCCCTCAAGAGTCAAAAGATTGATGAGGCACAAAGACGGGAGCTCTGCGTccttgcggagaagatcctcgACACTGACAACGCTCTATACGCCAATTCAGATCTGCGGAGGTTCCAGTGGCACATAAAGACGTTCTTTGTCTGGGACGCGATGATATGCATTTTGAGTGGCTTAGCTACAGAAGGGTTCCTTTCGCGCACAGAGCTGGACCGAAaatgggagaagatcatcgtTGCCTACTCGAACCACCCGGAGATAATCGAGAGCAAGGGGGCACTCCATGCGGTAGTTAATGAGATGACTCTTAAGGCGTGGATATCGAATCCCCCGAGCAACTCTACCGTTGAGCCGGCGTTCGTTAGCGCGTTGCGATCTCAACATGAGACTAAGGGCTTTGCACATGTACACAACCCCGACACGACGACACGGCATGATAAACCCGCGGAAGCAGCAGACTTTCTTGATACATTGCTTCAGAGCCCTGGAGGGACTGACTTGTATTTTGACGGTAATATTAACTATGGTGCCGCAGATTGGATGTTTTGGGATCAGGCATAG